Proteins encoded together in one Amphritea japonica ATCC BAA-1530 window:
- a CDS encoding RNA polymerase sigma factor FliA, with translation MYNQLQFRSSQEIIEQHGTLVKRIAHHLLARLPNTVVLEDLIQAGMVGLLEAAKKYDASKGASFETYAGIRIRGSIIDEVRRGDWTPRSVHRNGRRVAEAVQVIETRTGRDAQDGEVAAELNISVTEYHALLKDSAESRLFSFDKLTSPQDDGPGEYIAGSEPDPSEQFEQEDFVKAIAQEIKGLPEREKLVLSLYYDQELNLKEIGKVLGVSESRVSQIHSQAALRLRSRLKEWR, from the coding sequence ATGTATAATCAGCTTCAGTTTCGCTCAAGTCAGGAAATAATTGAGCAGCATGGTACTTTGGTAAAGCGAATTGCCCATCACTTGTTGGCGCGATTACCGAATACTGTTGTGCTGGAAGACTTGATTCAGGCAGGTATGGTGGGTTTGTTAGAAGCGGCAAAAAAATATGATGCCAGCAAAGGGGCTAGTTTTGAAACGTATGCGGGTATCCGTATTCGTGGTTCTATCATCGATGAAGTGCGTAGGGGGGACTGGACACCGCGTTCGGTGCACCGAAATGGTCGCCGGGTGGCTGAAGCGGTTCAGGTAATTGAGACGCGCACCGGGCGGGATGCCCAAGATGGGGAGGTTGCTGCTGAACTTAATATCAGTGTGACTGAATATCATGCATTATTAAAAGATTCAGCAGAGAGTCGGCTATTTAGTTTTGATAAGCTCACCAGTCCTCAGGATGACGGGCCGGGAGAATATATTGCCGGTAGTGAACCTGATCCTTCTGAACAGTTTGAACAGGAAGATTTTGTTAAAGCGATCGCCCAGGAAATTAAAGGCTTACCGGAAAGAGAAAAACTGGTGTTATCTCTGTATTACGATCAGGAGCTCAACCTGAAAGAGATTGGCAAAGTGCTCGGTGTTAGTGAGTCAAGGGTGAGTCAGATACATAGTCAAGCTGCGCTGCGTTTACGTAGTCGTTTAAAAGAGTGGCGGTAA
- a CDS encoding flagellar motor protein — MNLISLSGVVLAVIAIVGGNHLAGGAVEDLLDIPALLIVLGGTLAAVFIQSSQSELSRAIKLSGMVFGRADQNYRDGINSIVSWCVIARRKGLLALEDEIDDQQDSFVRNGLQMLVDGRASDVIRSTLETELVSREYRDIQAAKVLESMGGYAPTMGIIGAVLGLVHVMSNLADPASLGAGIATAFVATIYGVAIANLLFLPLANKIRSMVLQRFYYQEMMLEGLLSIAEGQNPRIIQLRLQGYLEQGH, encoded by the coding sequence ATGAATCTGATCAGCCTGAGTGGCGTAGTGCTGGCAGTAATTGCAATAGTGGGAGGGAATCATCTGGCAGGAGGTGCAGTTGAAGACCTGCTGGATATTCCGGCTTTACTGATCGTGCTGGGAGGGACGCTCGCTGCAGTCTTTATTCAGTCATCTCAGTCGGAATTGTCCCGGGCTATAAAATTGTCCGGCATGGTTTTTGGGCGGGCTGATCAGAACTACCGTGACGGGATAAATAGCATTGTCAGCTGGTGCGTAATTGCCCGAAGAAAAGGGCTGCTGGCCTTGGAAGATGAAATAGACGATCAGCAGGACAGCTTTGTTCGTAACGGGCTGCAAATGTTGGTCGATGGCCGGGCTTCTGATGTTATCCGATCTACACTTGAAACCGAACTGGTGAGCCGTGAATATCGTGATATTCAGGCTGCCAAAGTGCTTGAAAGTATGGGTGGATACGCCCCTACAATGGGTATTATTGGTGCGGTCTTAGGGTTGGTTCATGTGATGTCTAATCTGGCCGATCCAGCAAGTCTGGGGGCCGGTATTGCGACTGCATTTGTTGCCACTATCTATGGTGTTGCTATAGCAAACCTCCTGTTTCTACCGTTGGCAAATAAGATTCGTTCAATGGTGTTACAGCGATTCTATTATCAGGAGATGATGTTGGAAGGGTTGCTTTCTATTGCTGAAGGGCAGAATCCTCGAATCATTCAATTACGGCTTCAGGGCTATCTGGAACAGGGGCATTAA
- the flhF gene encoding flagellar biosynthesis protein FlhF — MKVKRFFAPDMRQAMQRVRDEIGPDAVIVSNHRVAGGVEVVAAHEHEYEAAQQEFKRKRAAESSKKQQGKLKSNLAEELRKAQARIATAQDGGAEPRQKNRQMDGDDEELNEILDTLKKRQRGRAYQAPRVEEKPAKVMRPQLDPSRQERQMASPVEPVHQGVDDEREVIQSLKLEIDSLKNILSQPQASPQRVVESHAAPASERSRPTASPIAPKKPKPRHELADSSVVKVERRLERIGLGPQISRQLSATVGDDDVLDDAWRSALTRFSDNIPVMGEDFVERGGMIAFVGPTGVGKTTTIGKLAARYVLKHGSSSVALVTTDSFRIAAHEQLLTFGRILDVPVRVVDENNPLEEVLTSLRGKRLVLIDTAGMSAHEPHTQAQLSMLDEVTVRMKKLLVLSCSSQRHVIESAYETYAPLGLHGCVLSKLDESGNLGEALDLVMENGLSVSYVTDGQRVPDDIDVAHKKDLVSRAVVTAQKASRSHRVFSEHQQERLARDEQWEN, encoded by the coding sequence ATGAAAGTTAAACGCTTTTTTGCTCCGGATATGAGACAGGCTATGCAGCGGGTTAGGGATGAGATAGGTCCTGACGCTGTCATTGTGTCTAATCACCGCGTTGCGGGTGGTGTCGAAGTTGTGGCTGCACATGAGCATGAATACGAGGCAGCGCAGCAGGAATTCAAGCGTAAGCGGGCGGCGGAAAGCTCCAAAAAACAGCAAGGTAAGCTGAAAAGTAATCTTGCAGAAGAGTTGCGCAAGGCACAGGCTCGTATTGCGACAGCCCAGGATGGTGGTGCTGAGCCGCGTCAAAAAAATCGCCAGATGGATGGTGATGATGAAGAACTCAATGAAATTCTCGATACCCTTAAAAAGCGACAGCGTGGAAGGGCTTATCAGGCGCCGCGTGTAGAAGAAAAGCCTGCTAAGGTGATGCGTCCGCAGTTAGATCCTTCCCGGCAAGAACGACAGATGGCGTCTCCTGTAGAGCCTGTTCATCAGGGGGTGGATGATGAGCGTGAGGTTATTCAATCGTTAAAGCTGGAGATTGACTCACTTAAAAATATTTTAAGCCAGCCCCAGGCTTCGCCCCAGAGAGTCGTTGAATCGCACGCTGCTCCAGCTTCTGAACGCTCACGACCGACAGCGAGTCCCATCGCGCCGAAAAAACCAAAACCTCGCCATGAATTGGCTGACTCCTCAGTTGTAAAGGTGGAGCGAAGACTTGAACGAATTGGTTTAGGGCCGCAGATTAGTCGTCAGCTATCCGCAACAGTTGGAGATGATGATGTGCTGGATGATGCATGGCGCTCTGCTCTGACTCGCTTTAGCGATAATATTCCAGTGATGGGAGAGGACTTTGTTGAGCGAGGAGGAATGATTGCGTTTGTTGGGCCGACCGGTGTGGGAAAAACGACTACGATTGGAAAGCTGGCTGCTCGCTATGTATTGAAGCATGGTAGCTCTAGCGTGGCGTTGGTAACAACGGATTCATTTAGGATAGCTGCGCATGAGCAGTTGCTGACTTTCGGTCGTATCCTGGATGTGCCTGTACGGGTTGTGGATGAGAATAACCCTCTGGAGGAGGTTTTGACTTCCCTCCGGGGTAAGCGGTTAGTGTTAATTGATACGGCAGGTATGAGTGCTCATGAGCCCCATACTCAGGCACAGCTAAGTATGTTGGATGAGGTGACTGTCAGAATGAAAAAGCTGTTAGTCCTGTCTTGTTCGAGTCAGCGTCATGTTATTGAGAGTGCTTACGAAACTTATGCGCCACTTGGGCTGCATGGTTGTGTGCTGAGTAAGCTTGATGAGTCGGGTAATCTTGGCGAAGCACTGGATCTGGTGATGGAAAATGGGTTGTCAGTGAGTTACGTAACTGATGGGCAGAGAGTGCCGGATGATATTGATGTAGCGCATAAGAAAGATCTGGTGAGTCGGGCGGTGGTAACCGCGCAAAAGGCGAGTCGTAGTCACAGGGTTTTCAGCGAGCACCAGCAGGAGCGTCTGGCCCGGGATGAACAATGGGAGAACTGA
- a CDS encoding protein-glutamate methylesterase/protein-glutamine glutaminase has protein sequence MLAAHSGIQVVDTAKNGKEAVAKVKQLKPDVVTMDVEMPEMDGITALKLIMAENPCQVVMLSSLTRRSAAVTLEALALGAVDYMEKDARAWVADSATTGMALVDKIIALGGRKQTVSRPLTPMKSEPEHVSNSKIDAVPEVEIPVSVDTLPKFPDCKIVTIGSSTGGPAALQTILTGLPGDFPVPVLLTQHMPKAFTTVFARRLNDLCAIKVKEAEDGDQLLPGCAYLAPGGQQMIIDPLNAAKLIIRESDERMTYKPSVDLTFASVAKGYGSRVLAIVLTGMGADGCDGARMLKKAGARVWAQDKDSSTIFGMPKAVITAELADAVLNIDNIRQTLTHWGQR, from the coding sequence ATGCTGGCTGCGCATTCAGGTATTCAAGTTGTTGATACAGCGAAGAATGGGAAAGAGGCTGTCGCGAAAGTAAAGCAGCTGAAGCCTGATGTCGTTACGATGGATGTGGAAATGCCGGAAATGGATGGCATAACGGCGTTGAAACTAATCATGGCTGAAAATCCTTGTCAGGTGGTGATGTTGTCCTCGCTGACGCGACGCAGTGCTGCGGTTACGCTCGAAGCTCTGGCATTGGGCGCGGTCGATTATATGGAAAAGGATGCCAGGGCATGGGTGGCAGATTCCGCAACGACTGGTATGGCGCTGGTTGACAAAATTATAGCGTTGGGGGGGCGAAAACAAACGGTTTCTCGCCCGTTAACACCAATGAAATCAGAGCCTGAACATGTCTCAAACAGCAAGATAGATGCAGTGCCTGAGGTTGAAATTCCCGTTTCTGTTGATACGCTTCCAAAGTTTCCTGATTGTAAAATTGTGACTATAGGCTCTTCTACCGGAGGCCCTGCTGCTTTGCAGACTATTCTCACGGGACTACCGGGCGACTTTCCAGTGCCTGTTCTGCTAACTCAGCATATGCCTAAAGCGTTTACTACTGTATTTGCCCGCAGGCTGAATGATCTGTGTGCTATAAAAGTTAAAGAGGCAGAGGATGGGGATCAACTGTTACCGGGGTGCGCATATCTGGCTCCGGGCGGGCAACAAATGATTATTGATCCACTAAACGCTGCGAAACTAATTATTCGTGAAAGTGATGAACGGATGACTTATAAGCCCAGTGTTGATCTGACGTTTGCATCGGTTGCTAAAGGGTATGGTTCACGGGTATTAGCAATTGTTCTGACCGGGATGGGAGCCGATGGCTGCGATGGTGCAAGAATGTTGAAAAAAGCGGGTGCCCGAGTGTGGGCTCAGGACAAAGACAGTAGTACTATCTTTGGTATGCCTAAAGCGGTTATTACAGCAGAGCTCGCAGATGCCGTGCTAAATATTGATAATATCAGACAGACTTTAACTCACTGGGGACAACGATGA
- a CDS encoding chemotaxis protein CheA, whose protein sequence is MSLDVDQEILEDFLVEAGEILELLSEQLVDLEQHPEDRELLNAIFRGFHTVKGGAGFLQLDPMVDCCHSAENLFDQLRNDALKVSAGLMDLVLQALDSINAMFEAVQQGSYPDVADPQLLAGLNAMAAGQVVAASPAPSAAPVDTSPQTDATVSAEFDQLVADLGSEELSLPDSGVLSNDLITEDEFDDLLDKLHGPAGAPGLATEPAIALDPNLITEDEFESLLNELHGPSGAPGLSSVDVEAGSADANAEFDQLLGDGLSPVSAPVAQASAGIPTDLITDDEFEHLLDDLQATGQGAFSQNVAAAPAPAAVPAKPEPKPEPKPKPKPKAPVSAKTQTTKPVAESNVRVDTRLLDQIMNMVGELVLVRNRLVRLGSEKDDGDLSKALGSLDMVTADLQMSVMKTRMQPVKKVFGRFPRLVRDLSRQLNKEVNLELRGEETDLDKNLVEALADPLIHLVRNAIDHGIEEPEVRINNGKSGQGHVLLSAEQEGDHILLVIQDDGAGMDPEKLRSLAIKRGMLDPEAAARLSDHECYNLIFAAGFSTKEQISDVSGRGVGMDVVKTKITQLNGKLDVDSNLGLGSRIEIQVPLTLAIMPTLMVLLKDQAFALPLVNVNEIFNLDLTQINMVEGQQVIIVRDKAMPLFHLKRWLLKGHEKEPLPENGHVVITNIGNMQVAFIVDQLVGQEEVVIKPLGSVLHGTPGLSGATITGDGKIALIVDIPSLLKAYAN, encoded by the coding sequence ATGTCCTTAGATGTTGATCAGGAAATTCTTGAAGATTTTTTAGTTGAAGCTGGAGAGATCTTAGAGCTGCTATCGGAGCAGTTGGTTGATCTTGAGCAGCACCCTGAAGATCGGGAATTGCTTAATGCTATCTTCCGTGGCTTTCATACGGTTAAAGGTGGCGCTGGATTCCTACAGCTTGATCCTATGGTTGACTGCTGTCACAGCGCTGAAAACCTTTTTGACCAATTGCGCAATGATGCATTAAAAGTATCCGCGGGTTTGATGGATTTGGTGCTTCAGGCGCTGGATAGCATTAATGCAATGTTTGAGGCGGTTCAACAGGGAAGTTATCCCGATGTGGCAGATCCTCAGTTGTTGGCTGGCTTGAATGCAATGGCTGCAGGTCAGGTAGTGGCAGCGAGTCCGGCTCCTTCTGCTGCACCAGTAGATACATCACCGCAAACCGATGCGACAGTGAGTGCAGAGTTCGATCAGTTAGTGGCGGACTTGGGCAGTGAAGAGCTCTCTCTTCCCGACAGTGGGGTGTTATCAAACGACCTGATTACAGAAGATGAGTTTGATGATCTGCTCGATAAGTTGCATGGGCCTGCAGGTGCGCCAGGGTTGGCTACTGAGCCTGCGATAGCCCTGGATCCAAATTTGATTACAGAGGATGAATTCGAGAGTTTACTGAATGAGCTCCATGGTCCAAGTGGTGCGCCCGGACTTAGTTCCGTTGATGTTGAGGCTGGGAGTGCGGATGCCAATGCTGAGTTTGATCAGCTGCTGGGTGATGGGTTGTCGCCTGTATCTGCGCCTGTAGCTCAGGCCTCTGCCGGAATCCCTACTGATCTGATCACCGATGATGAATTTGAGCATCTGCTGGATGATCTTCAGGCAACTGGCCAAGGGGCGTTTTCTCAAAATGTGGCTGCCGCACCGGCACCGGCAGCTGTGCCGGCTAAGCCTGAGCCGAAGCCTGAACCCAAGCCCAAACCCAAACCTAAAGCGCCAGTGTCAGCTAAAACACAGACTACAAAACCGGTGGCTGAAAGTAATGTCAGGGTTGATACCCGCTTGCTTGATCAGATCATGAATATGGTGGGTGAGTTAGTTCTGGTGCGAAACAGGTTAGTCAGACTCGGTTCCGAAAAGGATGATGGAGATCTGAGTAAGGCTCTTGGGTCATTGGATATGGTGACCGCTGATCTACAGATGTCTGTTATGAAAACCCGGATGCAACCGGTTAAAAAAGTATTTGGGCGTTTCCCTCGTCTGGTACGTGATCTTTCTAGACAGCTGAATAAAGAGGTTAATCTGGAGCTGCGGGGAGAAGAGACTGATCTGGATAAAAATCTGGTTGAAGCCCTGGCGGATCCGCTAATTCATCTGGTCCGTAATGCAATAGATCACGGTATCGAAGAGCCTGAAGTTCGGATTAATAACGGCAAGTCAGGCCAGGGTCACGTGTTACTGTCTGCAGAGCAGGAAGGGGATCATATTCTGCTTGTGATCCAGGACGATGGCGCGGGTATGGATCCGGAGAAGCTACGTAGCTTAGCTATAAAGCGGGGTATGCTTGATCCCGAAGCTGCTGCTCGTTTGAGTGATCATGAGTGTTATAACCTGATATTTGCAGCGGGATTTTCGACAAAAGAGCAAATCTCGGATGTATCGGGTCGTGGCGTGGGCATGGATGTGGTGAAAACCAAAATTACCCAGCTCAATGGTAAACTCGATGTCGATTCAAATCTTGGTCTGGGATCGCGAATAGAGATTCAGGTGCCGCTGACACTGGCGATTATGCCAACCTTAATGGTGTTGTTGAAAGACCAGGCGTTTGCTTTACCGTTGGTGAATGTTAATGAAATCTTTAACCTGGATCTTACCCAGATAAATATGGTTGAAGGTCAGCAGGTGATTATCGTCCGCGATAAGGCGATGCCTTTGTTTCACCTGAAGCGATGGTTGTTAAAGGGGCATGAGAAAGAACCATTGCCAGAGAATGGACATGTGGTGATCACTAATATCGGTAACATGCAGGTTGCCTTCATTGTGGATCAATTAGTAGGACAGGAGGAGGTGGTCATTAAACCGCTTGGTTCCGTCTTGCATGGTACTCCAGGACTTTCCGGCGCAACTATTACCGGCGACGGAAAAATTGCACTTATCGTAGATATTCCTAGTTTGTTAAAGGCCTATGCGAACTGA
- a CDS encoding chemotaxis protein CheW codes for MSEETLNRQQQLVKDYLDSLLKEEQNPYSIESALDLSASTVVDVVEMPLVAAELPKTGPEIEELDLADMEISLDAEINQTQTIQPEPEPEPEPEPEPEPEPEPEPEPEPEPEPEPEPEPEPEPEPEPEPEPEPEPEPEPEPEIAAESLKCLLVKMYGVKLALPIKYLQGAHDLNAMNLGLSTQSDWILGTYSESGEIVQVVDTGMWIIPERYEPDRADYAELVKLKGAGWALTIDSMLGSKEIEAHQINWNNNSQSRPWLLGTCMEHQCAVVNVPALLQGFNTANRS; via the coding sequence ATGAGCGAAGAAACGTTGAATCGGCAGCAGCAGCTGGTGAAAGATTATTTAGATTCGCTTCTGAAAGAGGAGCAAAACCCCTACAGCATCGAGTCTGCTTTGGATTTGTCAGCATCCACAGTAGTTGATGTCGTAGAGATGCCTTTGGTTGCGGCGGAGTTGCCTAAAACAGGCCCCGAAATCGAAGAATTGGATCTGGCGGATATGGAAATATCGCTGGACGCAGAGATAAACCAAACTCAAACTATTCAGCCAGAGCCAGAGCCAGAGCCAGAGCCAGAGCCAGAGCCAGAGCCAGAGCCAGAGCCAGAGCCAGAGCCAGAGCCAGAGCCAGAGCCAGAGCCAGAGCCAGAGCCAGAGCCAGAGCCAGAGCCAGAGCCAGAGCCAGAGCCAGAGCCAGAGCCAGAGCCAGAGCCAGAGCCAGAAATAGCAGCTGAGTCTTTAAAGTGCTTGTTAGTGAAAATGTACGGTGTGAAGTTGGCATTGCCAATTAAGTATCTGCAGGGGGCGCACGATCTAAATGCTATGAATCTGGGGCTAAGTACTCAAAGTGACTGGATTCTGGGTACTTATTCTGAGTCGGGAGAAATTGTTCAGGTTGTTGATACCGGAATGTGGATTATTCCTGAGCGGTATGAGCCTGATAGAGCCGACTATGCTGAGTTAGTTAAACTGAAAGGTGCCGGATGGGCTCTGACGATTGATTCTATGTTAGGGTCTAAAGAGATCGAAGCGCATCAGATAAACTGGAATAATAACTCCCAGAGCAGACCCTGGTTGTTGGGTACCTGTATGGAGCACCAGTGTGCTGTAGTGAATGTGCCAGCCCTGTTGCAGGGATTTAACACGGCAAATCGTTCGTAG
- a CDS encoding ParA family protein: protein MQVWAVANQKGGVGKTTTAVALAGLLADAGQRVLLVDLDPHGSMTSYFKYDPDELENSVYDLFQPGCDVDMRLLEPLLMPTSNSGIDLIPATTALATLERKAIGQEGMGLQIAKALRLVKDRYDYVVIDSPPVLGVLMINALAACGHLLVPVQTEFLALKGLERMLRTIKMINRARKRQLTYTLIPTFYDRSIGASVSCLRELHQRFAENIAAAVVPVDSKFITASAKGITPSQLDLSMPGVQAYIRVLRGLAERSRS, encoded by the coding sequence ATGCAGGTATGGGCGGTTGCCAATCAGAAAGGCGGAGTGGGAAAAACCACAACCGCAGTTGCGTTAGCAGGTTTGCTGGCTGATGCGGGACAACGGGTGCTGCTTGTTGATCTTGATCCCCACGGTTCTATGACAAGTTACTTTAAATATGATCCGGATGAATTAGAAAACAGTGTATATGACCTGTTTCAACCGGGTTGTGATGTTGACATGAGGCTATTGGAGCCTCTGCTCATGCCAACCTCAAATAGCGGTATAGATCTGATTCCCGCGACGACAGCGTTAGCGACACTTGAGCGTAAAGCCATCGGTCAGGAGGGTATGGGGCTGCAGATTGCGAAAGCGTTACGCTTAGTAAAAGACCGTTATGATTATGTCGTTATTGATAGCCCGCCCGTGCTAGGTGTTTTGATGATCAATGCTCTGGCGGCTTGCGGGCATTTGTTAGTGCCTGTCCAGACTGAATTTCTGGCTTTAAAAGGTCTTGAGCGGATGCTACGTACTATTAAAATGATTAATCGTGCGAGAAAGCGTCAGTTAACCTATACGCTTATACCTACTTTTTATGATCGTAGTATCGGCGCTTCGGTAAGCTGTTTGAGAGAGTTGCATCAACGCTTTGCTGAGAATATTGCCGCTGCAGTAGTGCCGGTGGATAGTAAATTTATTACTGCCAGTGCCAAAGGGATAACGCCGTCTCAGCTAGACCTGAGTATGCCGGGCGTTCAGGCTTATATCAGAGTGTTACGTGGTTTGGCAGAGCGGAGCCGGTCATGA
- a CDS encoding MinD/ParA family protein, translating into MNSSRPVKVIAVTGGKGGVGKTNVSVNMSLALGEMGHRVVLMDADLGLANVDVLLGVKTERDISNVLSGECSLKDLLVEVDTNVRIVPAASGTQEMTSLSVHEHSELIHAFSEIADDLDVLVIDTAAGISDAVVSFVKAAQDVVVVVCDEPTSITDAYALMKLLNRDYKMTRFRVLANMVRSEQEGRNMYSKLLTVTDRFLDVTLQYLGAIPYDESVRKGVRQQRAVLKAFPRSKASLAYKQLATKVDAWPVPSNPRGHLEFFVERLVSGA; encoded by the coding sequence ATGAATAGTTCCAGACCGGTCAAAGTTATTGCGGTCACCGGTGGTAAGGGTGGTGTAGGTAAAACTAACGTCTCTGTGAATATGAGTCTCGCGCTGGGAGAGATGGGTCATCGTGTTGTTTTAATGGATGCGGACCTTGGACTGGCAAACGTTGATGTTCTTTTAGGTGTTAAAACTGAGCGTGATATTTCGAATGTGCTCTCGGGTGAATGCAGTCTTAAGGATTTGCTGGTAGAGGTGGATACCAATGTCAGAATTGTGCCCGCTGCTTCAGGTACGCAGGAAATGACATCGCTGAGCGTGCACGAGCATTCCGAACTGATTCATGCCTTCAGTGAAATTGCCGATGATCTTGATGTTCTGGTTATTGATACTGCAGCGGGTATTTCCGATGCAGTAGTGAGTTTTGTTAAAGCGGCACAGGATGTAGTAGTTGTCGTCTGTGATGAGCCTACTTCCATCACTGATGCTTATGCGTTGATGAAGTTGCTTAACAGGGATTACAAGATGACTCGCTTCCGCGTACTGGCGAATATGGTTCGCTCTGAGCAGGAGGGGCGCAATATGTACAGTAAGCTGCTGACAGTAACTGATAGGTTTCTTGATGTGACCCTTCAATACCTGGGGGCAATCCCTTATGATGAGTCAGTAAGAAAGGGTGTGAGGCAGCAACGTGCTGTTTTAAAAGCATTTCCCCGGAGTAAAGCGTCGCTGGCTTATAAACAGTTAGCGACAAAGGTTGACGCCTGGCCAGTACCCTCAAATCCGCGGGGGCATCTTGAATTTTTTGTTGAGCGTTTGGTTAGTGGCGCCTGA
- a CDS encoding protein phosphatase CheZ, whose translation MSDIDAIQDQRRFELELKTRAEELVELLKQGDIPQAMQLVQQLNELRHQALYHEVGKLTRAVHDAIVGFTDDVSSTELLQDSKHHIASISDASDRLSYVIELTESNAHKTIDQVDESLQLVRQLEQGFQLRKGLLEELAAVKSEKPELADLHQKLCCYAEDHSEALADLKERLTAIMLAQEYQDITGQLIKRVIQLVTDIENELVGLMEVASRVNSLGVLSSDSQTDLPDSQDKEKPQRSAIEAEGPQMAGRNKTEVASNQDDVDDLLSSLGF comes from the coding sequence ATGTCTGATATAGATGCTATTCAGGATCAACGTCGTTTCGAATTAGAGTTGAAAACGCGCGCTGAAGAGTTGGTGGAACTGCTGAAGCAGGGCGATATACCCCAGGCGATGCAGTTAGTGCAGCAACTAAATGAGCTACGACACCAGGCGCTTTATCATGAAGTGGGAAAACTGACCCGGGCGGTTCATGACGCGATAGTGGGTTTTACTGATGATGTCAGTAGCACTGAGCTATTACAGGACTCCAAACACCATATCGCTTCTATTTCCGATGCCAGTGATCGCCTTTCTTATGTGATTGAACTCACCGAAAGCAATGCACATAAAACGATTGATCAGGTAGATGAATCGTTGCAGTTGGTTAGACAGCTCGAACAGGGTTTTCAACTGCGTAAAGGGTTGCTCGAAGAGTTAGCTGCCGTAAAAAGCGAAAAACCTGAACTGGCGGATTTGCATCAGAAGCTGTGTTGCTATGCAGAAGACCATTCCGAGGCACTCGCTGATCTCAAAGAGCGTTTGACTGCGATTATGCTGGCGCAAGAATATCAGGATATTACCGGTCAGCTGATTAAGCGTGTTATTCAGCTGGTGACCGATATTGAAAATGAGCTGGTAGGCTTGATGGAAGTCGCATCGAGGGTAAATAGCCTGGGTGTTTTATCTTCGGATTCCCAGACTGATTTGCCGGACTCTCAAGATAAAGAGAAGCCGCAACGGTCTGCGATTGAAGCTGAAGGTCCGCAAATGGCCGGTCGTAATAAAACTGAGGTCGCATCCAATCAGGATGATGTGGATGATCTTCTTTCCAGTCTGGGCTTTTAA
- a CDS encoding flagellar motor protein MotB, which translates to MPRRRIEEQNLHAQRWVISYADFITLMFAFFVVMYAISSVNEEKYKQVADSLSGVFAGPEGDAERAIEGQSETDPAGIGVFRGGEENSRVPTVKIIQPKPENSAVLKAIGDQMEVQFKKLISSGHVAVQSNNLWVALELGANLVYPEGGALPAITSDPVFERVAKIVNQYDNPIHVEGYTDNQFISSDEYPSNWELSAARAAGVVRILELNKVKPQRMAAVGFGEYQPLADNGTEDGRKVNRRIVIVITRDRKTQRVVSAFGSEQVSEDAVSGILTESGLPESAIEKVVDEQGRISFRRKDQTQPIDIETLTSPESFAPPTQESPQ; encoded by the coding sequence GTGCCCAGGCGGAGAATTGAGGAGCAAAATCTCCATGCCCAGCGGTGGGTAATCTCGTACGCAGATTTTATTACCCTGATGTTTGCTTTTTTTGTCGTGATGTACGCTATATCGTCAGTTAACGAAGAAAAGTATAAGCAGGTAGCTGACTCATTGTCAGGTGTGTTTGCAGGTCCTGAAGGCGATGCTGAAAGAGCGATAGAGGGACAGTCTGAGACAGATCCTGCCGGTATTGGTGTGTTCCGGGGCGGAGAAGAAAATAGCCGGGTACCGACTGTAAAGATTATTCAGCCTAAGCCAGAAAATAGCGCGGTGTTGAAGGCGATTGGCGACCAGATGGAAGTGCAGTTCAAAAAGCTGATTAGCAGCGGGCATGTCGCAGTACAAAGTAATAATTTATGGGTGGCGTTGGAATTAGGGGCTAACCTGGTATACCCCGAAGGAGGGGCGCTGCCTGCAATTACCAGTGATCCGGTATTTGAGCGAGTGGCTAAAATTGTTAACCAGTATGATAATCCTATCCATGTTGAAGGTTATACCGATAACCAGTTTATCTCTTCAGATGAGTACCCGTCTAACTGGGAATTATCGGCTGCAAGAGCTGCAGGTGTGGTCAGGATTCTTGAGTTAAATAAAGTTAAGCCCCAGCGCATGGCCGCTGTCGGATTTGGTGAGTATCAGCCTTTAGCTGATAATGGGACCGAAGATGGCCGTAAGGTTAATCGTCGGATTGTGATTGTTATTACCCGTGATCGCAAAACTCAGAGAGTCGTTTCTGCTTTTGGTAGTGAGCAGGTTAGTGAGGATGCGGTTAGTGGTATCCTTACCGAAAGCGGATTGCCAGAGTCGGCAATAGAAAAGGTTGTAGATGAACAGGGGCGGATTAGTTTTCGTCGTAAAGATCAAACACAACCCATAGATATTGAAACATTAACGTCCCCGGAGAGTTTTGCTCCGCCGACACAGGAGTCACCGCAGTAA